A window of Echeneis naucrates chromosome 13, fEcheNa1.1, whole genome shotgun sequence contains these coding sequences:
- the LOC115052739 gene encoding LOW QUALITY PROTEIN: collagen alpha-1(VIII) chain-like (The sequence of the model RefSeq protein was modified relative to this genomic sequence to represent the inferred CDS: substituted 2 bases at 2 genomic stop codons), which produces MVVMVRSRRVKPLTHLCRPTMQTFPLYFLLMVLSLPIVVAMPDPLSLDRWEHPSEFPPTLPHPPMDGPGPAGTLETYCQMLLQGLVSMSSDQIPWFCLCTHCQSSQGPKGDHGDRGLPGSPGSPGRRGLSGFRGPPGPQGRPGIKGQKGDDGEKGQRGPPGLVGPKGERGFKGDKGDQGLAGHPGPQGPKGDDGVCPDLCEHGHSFPGTPGLPGPAGPRGLPGAKGMPGPRGLKGDMGDLGHPGDPGSVGEKGEPGQMGECNCTDGLDGDPGQKGDKGDKGHQGYTGPAGQRGPQGDKGDLGPIGLMGPPGPCMPTIQSAFAAGLASSYPPPNSPVVFPYVHYNIQGSYNPSNGLYTAPINGTYVFNYHLTVHERVLKVGLFHNFLPVVKTTDPKCXEPPPIQXILHLVRGDRVWIQVKDSVTNGMYAGTEASSTFSGFLLHPDTCDVALLRAPMPPLMVPEGGYSWGEIPESSTAPASPAIGRSINEP; this is translated from the exons atggtggtgatggtgagaAGCAGGAGAGTTAAACCTTTAACACATCTCTGCAGACCAACCATGCAGACCTTTCCTCTTTACTTCCTGTTGATGGTGCTGTCCCTCCCCATTGTTGTGGCGATGCCTGATCCACTGTCCTTGGATCGTTGGGAGCACCCATCTGAATTTCCTCCTACACTCCCCCACCCACCTATGGATGGCCCTGGGCCAGCTGGGACCCTGGAAACCTACTGCCAGATGCTACTGCAGGGCCTGGTCTCCATGTCCAGTGACCAGATCCCCTGGTTCTGTCTCTGTACACACTGTCAGAGCAGCCAGGGCCCCAAAGGAGACCATGGAGACAGGGGATTGCCTG GTAGTCCAGGTAGTCCTGGGAGAAGGGGGTTATCAGGGTTCAGAGGTCCTCCAGGTCCTCAGGGCAGACCAGGGATCAAAG GACAGAAAGGAGATGATGGTGAGAAGGGACAGCGAGGTCCCCCAGGACTGGTGGGACCCAAGGGAGAACGAGGTTTCAAAG GTGACAAAGGTGATCAAGGTCTGGCAGGTCATCCAGGGCCTCAGGGTCCTAAAGGAGATGACGGAGTCTGTCCAGATCTCTGTGAACACGGCCATAGCTTCCCTGGAACCCCAGGGTTACCTGGTCCTGCAGGACCTAGAGGTTTGCCGGGCGCAAAAGGGATGCCAGGACCCAGAGGTCTTAAGGGTGATATGGGTGATCTGGGTCACCCTGGTGACCCTGGATCGGTTGGTGAGAAGGGAGAACCAGGGCAAATGGGGGAGTGTAACTGTACAGACGGCTTAGATGGGGATCCAGGGCAGAAGGGGGACAAGGGAGACAAGGGGCACCAGGGGTACACAGGGCCTGCAGGCCAGAGGGGTCCACAGGGGGATAAGGGCGACCTGGGGCCTATTGGGTTAATGGGTCCTCCTGGTCCCTGCATGCCCACTATTCAGTCTGCATTTGCTGCAGGCCTGGCGTCCAGTTACCCCCCACCAAACAGCCCTGTGGTCTTCCCTTACGTCCACTACAACATCCAGGGGAGCTACAACCCCAGCAATGGTCTCTACACAGCCCCCATCAATGGCACCTATGTCTTCAACTATCACCTCACTGTCCATGAGCGAGTCCTCAAAGTTGGCCTCTTTCATAATTTCCTGCCAGTTGTTAAAACCACAGACCCCAAGTGTTAGGAACCACCTCCCATTCAATAAATCCTTCACCTGGTCCGAGGGGACAGGGTGTGGATACAGGTGAAGGATTCAGTCACTAACGGCATGTATGCTGGGACTGAGGCCAGCAGCACCTTCTCTGGTTTTTTGCTCCATCCAGACACATGTGACGTGGCCTTACTTAGAGCCCCCATGCCCCCATTGATGGTACCTGAGGGTGGATACAGCTGGGGAGAAATACCTGAATCCTCGACTGCTCCTGCATCACCTGCTATTGGAAGATCTATAAATGAGCCTTAG